One genomic region from Bufo bufo chromosome 3, aBufBuf1.1, whole genome shotgun sequence encodes:
- the LOC120994046 gene encoding odorant receptor 131-2-like: MNFTSASRNVTLTFSCTIVVDDLARTVFLTTTFLCFIFFFYFIAIMLKVFFTTPHMQENPRYILFVHMLINDTLFIIITNYIVVASMYSVYFPMAVCFIIQSIAGCIFLVTPYNLAVMSLERYIAICFPLRHLQLCTLRRAKYAIVVVWIIGLSICSVNFITTMYFAERSSYLIYDICAAIKVVSPIQNIVRTFNTILSFTTVALIILYTYINVMLVARKVGSGRSSAFKAGKTVMLHAFQLILCLFAFISTVTETYVKSYTYYLLVLNHLLFKCFPRFLSPLIYGVRDDAFLKHIRKYCTITRVCRPQ, encoded by the coding sequence ATGAATTTCACATCTGCTTCTAGGAATGTTACCCTGACATTCTCTTGTACCATAGTGGTTGATGATCTCGCCAGAACAGTTTTTCTGACTACAACTTTTCTGTGTTTCATCTTCTTCTTCTACTTTATCGCCATCATGCTGAAGGTCttcttcaccactcctcacatgcaGGAGAACCCTCGATACATTCTCTTTGTTCACATGCTCATCAATGACACGTTGTTTATCATCATCACAAATTACATTGTAGTGGCTTCCATGTATTCTGTATACTTCCCCATGGCTGTCTGTTTCATCATTCAAAGCATTGCTGGCTGTATCTTTCTAGTGACCCCATACAACCTGGCCGTCATGTCTCTAGAACGTTACATAGCCATATGTTTCCCATTGAGACACTTACAGTTGTGCACACTAAGGAGAGCAAAATATGCAATTGTCGTGGTTTGGATCATAGGGTTGTCTATATGTAGTGTAAACTTCATTACCACTATGTACTTTGCAGAAAGAAGCTCATATTTGATTTATGACATTTGTGCTGCTATAAAGGTGGTAAGTCCCATACAAAACATAGTCAGGACCTTCAACACTATCCTCAGCTTCACTACGGTGGCCTTGATCATTCTATATACCTACATCAATGTCATGTTGGTTGCCAGGAAGGTCGGTTCTGGTCGTTCTTCAGCCTTTAAAGCTGGTAAAACTGTGATGCTCCATGCCTTCCAACTCATATTATGTCTGTttgccttcatctccactgtaACCGAGACCTATGTGAAGAGTTACACATATTACTTACTCGTTTTGAACCATCTTTTGTTTAAGTGTTTCCCCAGATTCCTCAGTCCGCTGATCTACGGAGTAAGAGATGACGCTTTTCTAAAACATATAAGAAAATATTGTACAATAACTCGTGTCTGTCGTCCACAGTGA